From the genome of Euryarchaeota archaeon:
TCCCGGTTCGAGGAGCTCCTCGGCATGGGGGCCGACGGCACGCCGACGAAGTTCGTCGACAAACTTGCGGAAGACGAGATCCTCCGCGTCGTCAAGGACTCGGGGCTTCCGGTGGACGTCGTTTCGGAGGAGGTCGGTTTGGTCAAGGGGGCGGGGGGCCGCGCGGGGCCAAGCGAGGCGGTCCTTGTGCTCGACCCGATAGACGGGACCACGAACGCTTTCCGCGGGATCCCTTTCTTCTGCGTTTCGCTCGCGGCCGGATTGTCGACCACGGACGACGTGTTTTACGGCCTCGTGCGTAACATCCCGACCGGCGACACGTTCGAGGCGATTGCGGGTGAAGGGGCGAACCTCAACGGGCACAGGATCCGGACCCGCAAGTACCCGAAGGACGATGTCACGGTCTCGGTGGTCATGGGAAGGCGTCATGACCCGAACGCCGAAGTATTGTCCCACAGCAAGTTCAACGTCCGCTCCCTTGGGGCGGCGGCACTCGAACTCTGTGTCGTGGCCTCGGGAGGACTTGATGCCTATTACCACGGGGGAAACAGCTTGAGGGTCACCGACCTTGCAGCCGGCGTCCTGATCTTGCGGGAAGCGGGTGGGGAGGTCTACGACGGGACGGGTGCACACCTCGCGATGGAACTTTCCCTGAAGCCGCGCACGACACT
Proteins encoded in this window:
- a CDS encoding D-fructose 1,6-bisphosphatase, which gives rise to MATRKKRAEPGIDLSELRKVMVRSADAVSRIVKKTPSSRFEELLGMGADGTPTKFVDKLAEDEILRVVKDSGLPVDVVSEEVGLVKGAGGRAGPSEAVLVLDPIDGTTNAFRGIPFFCVSLAAGLSTTDDVFYGLVRNIPTGDTFEAIAGEGANLNGHRIRTRKYPKDDVTVSVVMGRRHDPNAEVLSHSKFNVRSLGAAALELCVVASGGLDAYYHGGNSLRVTDLAAGVLILREAGGEVYDGTGAHLAMELSLKPRTTLFAVGDKDAKKKLGVTP